The DNA sequence AGAGAGATTGAATCGCGTTTTTTCTTAGTCTATTATTCTCAGAGAGTTGAGTGAATCATCTTGTAATCGATAGTGAGCATGAGTGCTTGTATTCACCTTCGTTTCAGATCAGTTTAGAAAAGAGAGTCACAGCGTTTTGCCCGTGGACGTAAGCGTAAGCTGAACCACGTAAAGCTCCTTGTTCTTAGCTTCtgctttcttgtttttggGTCATTCTTGTTCGTGAGATTCACAACGtggcgccgtctgtgggaatCGACATTTGAGGATGGCGATTTCAAGATTTGAAGCTGAGAAGTTTTCAGGCAAAAATGATTTTGGATTGTGGCGATTGAAGATGAGGGCGATGCTTGTGAAAGGTGGTTGATCCTGTGGCAGAAAGCTTGAATGTTAAAGGCTTCAAAGGGAAGAAGCAATCCAAGAAGAAGTTTAATGGACCAAAGCAGCCTCAACATCAGAAGGGAGGCCAAGAAACCGAGAAAGAAACAAGATCCTGCCATTATTGCAAGAAACCTGGCcacttaaagaaaaattgtttctCATGGAAGAGGAAGCAAGCAGAGGAGGCAGGAACTAAGGTGACTACAGATTGTGTTGAGGAACTTGAGGTTCCTCAAGCTCTAAATGTAGCAGGGGATGGTGAAGAGGGTCCATGGATCATGGATTCTGGATGCAGTTTGCATATGTGTCATGTGAGACACTGGTTTACTGAGCTATCTGAGAGTAAGGGTTCAGTACTGTTAGGAAACAATCAGATCTGTAGCATTGAAGGGATTGGGAGCATTATGTTTAAAATGCATGATGGATCAAGGAGATTGCTCACTGGAGTCAGGTACATTCCAGAGATAAAAAGAAGCTAAGGGCTGTTCTTTTGTTTCTGCTTATGGAATAATGAAAGTCATAAAGAATGGAGAAGTAGTTATGATGGCAGAAAGAAAGAGTAGCAGCCTGTACTATCTTGTGGCGGAAGTACTTTCTGGTAGTGCAAATGTTGTGCAGAAAGCTGATCTTAGAAAGTGGCATTTGAGGCTTGGGCATCTTGGTGAAAATGGGATGAAGGAATTGATTAAAAGACAGCTGATTCAACCTGGAGATAAGTCAGGAAAATTGGATATCTGTGAAGAGTGTATCTTGGGCAAGAGCAAGAAGTTAGTATATCCAAAGGGAATTCACACTTCATCAGCTCCACTTGAATACGTTCACAGTGATTTGTGGGGTCCAGCAACGCCACTGACTATTGGAGGAGGTAAGTACTTCCTATCTATTATTGATGACTATTCAAGGAGACTGTGGGTTTTTATTCTGAAAGAAAAGTCAGAAACTTTTTCTAAGTTTAGAGATTGGTGCAAGGAAGTTGAGGTTGAGAAAGGATGTCCAGTGAAGTATTTGAGAACCGATAACGGCCTTGAATTTCTGAGCCAAGAGTTTGATCTGTACTGCAGAGAGAAAGGAATAAGAAGGCATAGGACCGTGCCATGTAATCCACAGCAGAACGGGGTGGCTGAGAGGATGAACCGGACTATCTTGGAGAGGGTAAGGTGCATGCTTTTTAGCTCTGGTTTGCCCAAGAGGTTCTGGGGAGAGGCTGTAGCAATGGCTGCAGTTCTAATTAACAGAAGTCCTTCATCTGCTATAGGTTTTGAAACTCCTGACAGCAAGTGGTATGGGAGAAATGGGGACTACTCAAATTTGAGAGTCTTCGGATGCATGGCCTATGCTCACATCAGGCAAAATAAACTGGAAGCAAGGGCTCTTAGATGTGTTATGGTTGGTTACCAGAAGGGAGTAAAGGGCTATAGGTTGTGGTGTATAGAGccaaataaacagaaaattaTTATCAGCCGAGATGTtcaatttgaagaaaataggATGCCTTTTCTTGAGGCAGGCTCCAAGCAGAAAGGAAATGAACCAGAAAAGTTGGTTCAGGTGGAGGTGCAGAGTGGGGTCAGAGAGGACTCTGATGAAGTTGTGGTGCCACCTGAGGATGAAGATATTGGAGCAGCTACAGAAAATATTCCTGTGCAAGAAAATTCAGAGAATGATTTAAGTGACTATATGCTAGCAAGAGACAGAGTAAGAAGGAATGTGAAGCCATCATCAAAGTACAGTGATGCTGAGTATGTCTTGTATGCCCTGTGCATTGCAGAGAAGATTGAGTATTCAGAGCCATCAAACTTCAAGGAAGCCATGGCATCCAATGAAAGCAAGCAATGGATGAAAGCCATGGTGGAGGAGATAGAGTCATTAATGAAGAATAAGACATGGATTTTGGTGGATAGACCAGCTACACAAAGGCCGGTCAGCTGCAAATGGGTGTTCAAGAAAAAGGTGGAGGCTGGAAATAAGATCAGGTTTAAGGCTAGACTTGTGGCTAGAGGCTTCACACAAGAAGAGGGCATCGATTACAATGAGGTCTTCTCACCTGTGGTAAAACATGCTTCAATTAGAATCTTGCTTGCAGTGGCTACTCAGAATGATTGGGAGTTGGAACAACTTGATGTAAAGACAGCTTTTTTACATGGAGATCTGGATGAAACCATATATATGGATCAGCCAGAGGGTTTTCTGATGCATGGGAGTGAAAGTAAAGTGTGTTTATTGAAGAAAAGTCTGTATGGTTTGAAGCAGGCTAGTAGACAATGgcacataaaatttgataagcATATGGAGAAGATAGGCTTCCAAAAGTCTGAGTATGACAATTGTGTATACTTCAGAGGAGGAAATGGAACAGCCATGACATATCTACTActgtatgttgatgatattcTTATTTCTGGACCTGACATGAAAGAGTTGCAGAGAGTAAAAAAGCTGCTGGCAGAAGGTTTTGAAATAAAGGATTTGGGCAAAGCTCAGAGGATATTGGGAATGGATATAGTGAGAGACCGAAGGAATGGAACTCTGTGGTTGTCTCAAGAAAACTACATCAGCAAAGTAATAAAGAAGTTCCAGACAGAAAACAGCAAAAGTGTATCTATTCCTATCTCACAGCAGGTGAAATTGTGCAAAGATCAGAGTCCAAGCAATGAGGCTGAGGAGAAAGAGATGAGTCAGATTCCTTATGCAAATATTGTGGGGAGTATAATGTACACCATGGTCTGCACCAGGCCAGACATTGCCCATGCAATCAGTGTAGTAAGTAGGTACATGGGATGCCCGGGAAAACAGCACTGGTTGGCTCTGAAAGGAATCCTGAAATACTTAAAGGGGCATGGTGATCTTGGGATTTTGTTCAAGGCAAGAAGTGCAGTCAGTGAAGATGCCTTGGTTGGATTCTGTGACTCGGACTACGCAGCGAATCTTGATAATAGAAGGTCACAATTTGGCTATGTCTTTACTTTGTTTGGAGCAGCGGTGAGTTGGAAGTCGGGGATTCAATCCGTAGTAGCCTTGTCGACTACCGAGGCTGAGTATATGGCGCTCACTGAAGCTGTGAAAGAGAGCTTTTGGCTCAAGGGGATCATTGGAGACTTTGGCTTGAAGCAAGGAAGTGTTGCAATCAAGTGTGATAGTAGCAGCGCAATTTGCTTGGCGAAGCATCAAACATTCCATGAGCGTAGCAAGCACATGGATGTGAGACTGCATTTTATACGAGATGAAGTGGAAAAAGGGATGGTAAGGATTGAGAAGGTAAGTACTGATCACAATGCAGCTGATGCTCTCACAAAGGCATTACCAACATCTAAGTTCAGATATTGCTTAGATTTGGTGGGCCTTGTTCGAAAGTTTTAGAGATGGTGTGTGGATGGTGAGGCGTTGGGTGGCTGTAGGCTGGTTTGATCAACCAAGGTGGAGGATTTGTTAATGGTTTGGCTGAGCAAACGCAGCTCGCCCAAAACCAAGGCTGGGAATATGACCGTTGGGGCAGCTCAAGCAGATTCAAGATTACATGAGCTAGCCGTTGGGGTTTAGTAACTGACTCGGAGAAGGAAGTTAGTTTGTTATGGATTACTCAGCTGCCCAACACGCATATAAAGTGCTCGAGGAAATGCAACACAACAGATTAGAGATGAGAGAGGGTATTCTTCAGCCAAGTGAAAACAGAGAGATTGAATCGCGTTTTTTCTTAGTCTATTATTCTCAGAGAGTTGAGTGAATCATCTTGTAATCGATAGTGAGCATGAGTGCTTGTATTCACCTTCGTTTCAGATCAGTTTAGAAAAGAGAGTCACAGCGTTTTGCCCGTGGACGTAAGCGTAAGCTGAACCACGTAAAGCTCCTTGTTCTTAGCTTCtgctttcttgtttttggGTCATTCTTGTTCGTGAGATTCACAGGTTGTGTATAATAGTAGCTTTTGAGTACTACCTACTAAATGAAGCAAAATTATTGCATCAGTACTTAGTTGCACTTGTTAATAATTATGCCAGCTTACAATATCACATGGGAGTCATTGCCTGATTGCACTTTTTGCTATTTTCACACCCCTTTAGACCTCCAAAGTAAGGGCACCCGCAACGACGCCGAAAAATAGGCTAGACCTAAGGCGCGGCCGAGAAACGCCTATTATAGTGGAGCAATGTCGGCCGCAGACCATGGTTTGGACTTTGGACCTGTGCGGCCGACATTGCGGTCTAAGCTGCACACGAGCCTATCTTTCACCGCCCAATCAGGCAGCACGTTTGTGAGCGGGAGAGGGAAgaaagagttttttttatttctttaatttttccatttatccaattttgttcatttcttttctttaactattcatttgtgctaatttaattaaaaacgaATTTACTCATTTCTAATTAggatttttatgtgatttgtaattttttttatatttccattatgaaatatatttctaattatgtagtaattttttaatttcaattacataattttttttatttcataaatatcaccatttaaaagaaaatataaaattagagattaataaaataaataaaaccataaacaGTGGAGTAGTATAAGTCTGGTCTAATTCGTGACCTATACATTGTAACTATTTAAGGTCTGACCCAAAAAACTGACATAACACCCACTATACTTGAACAGTTTTTTCTGTATAATTGGTGTATGATCATCTCCTTTCGGCTTTCTCTGTGTGTGAAGAGATCTATGATTTCATCATtgtttcacaatttttttctcaaacaTGAATGTATGTATTTGAAACAGAATTACTAAAAACCACCAATCAATCATGAAATCCTCCAAACACAGAATGATGTACATTAgctaagaaaaagaaattgaacaAACAATCCTTAATAATGCTGCAAGAACGAAGAAGACATGCTCAAAGCCGCCAGCTCATCGGCGGCGCGGAAATTCGTCAGCTCCTGGTCGGAAAATCCGAAGCCTTGAAACTGAGTGTAATAACTGGACTGAAGGGGTTCCCTCTCGGCATAGCCGCCGCAATTTGCATCGAACAACTCAAGAAAGAGCTGATCTTCGTTGGAGTGCTCCTCTtggacggcggcggcggggggAGGGGCGGCGGCGAGAGCGTCGATGGCGGATTTGGCCTGCGCCATGAGCCAATCGATGGCCTTGCTGGGGCGGTCGCAGCCCAGCCGGTCCTGCAAGTCGTAGAAGAGAATGGCGGTTTTGGGGGAGAGGCGCACGCGGCGGTCGCGGGTGCCTCCCGTCGCTGTCGAGACTTTGCTGTGGCGGTCCTTTCGGCCGCCGGCTCGGACGAGGCGGCCTCGCTTTGTTGGCGAGGGATGGCTCTTGTTGGTATGATGAAATGTTGGTTCTCCCGTTTTGtccatgttttttttttgtgtaggGGTGTGATTAAGTAAAGGGGAAGCCTATACTTATGCTAAAATATGGTATGAGAATATGTAGAGGGAGGGATTATGTACGGATCTAGAAAATAAAGCTCGCAGTATCAGAACTTGTCGACTAAAAGGTTTTCGTCCCAAAAATATGACATGGAATAATGCAGAGTCTAGGATCTAGGAAATGAAACTCGTGAGAGGTCAAAAGCGAGAAGAGAGAGTGAGTGTATGATGAATCTAGGAAACACAACTTGTAAGGTCAGATTCACCAACAGAAGAAGACCATCGTTAGAAAATAGACAAACGACTATATATGAGTTGttaagtttccaaaattatgtTTTGTAGGCGGGTATGAGTATGACTTTCAAGTACTATATCTTATTGTGACTAGTGGCGGATCCCAACATACAATTTTGAATACGGAATAATCAATAGAAGTAAACGAACAAGggattattcaaaaaatattcaaaacaatGTTGTTTTACTTCGTTTTCGTCTTCTTCCAAAAACAATTTTGCCGAGCGATCGCAACGTTTTCGGCCAACCCTAAGATAACATTAAGCCCTCGGTGGCGATCTAGTGCGACTATGtctattaattatacatttcaTGAACATTATAGATTTTGATAGGCTTCAAATTGAGCTTATGTTACTTTGACATTCAGTGTGATCATAGTATTTCCAGCTCGTCTCTATTCTTTATTACATCTTAGTATGCTTTGGCACAACCAAAATAGAAGGACTGAGATGAGGTCGATCGATCGAATTAACCTCCCACCCCCCTTTAATCTTTAATGAGTGGTCACTTGTAGATGAATAGTAGATGAGCAGTTGATGTAACtattgtttgaaattttttggcaGACATCTTTTTTTCACGTTAGACGGCTGAGCTTCATCTGTGGAGATGCAACAGTGCCTTGTTTTGTTGGAATTGCGACAACGCATCACTTTCCCATATTATCAGTTATTGTTTTTGGTGGAGTTGAGTTCAAAGGCAAATgcaataattattgatttgtgTTGTGATATAAGTTGTCAGTTGTGTTGGTACTGTTTTGGGTACTATGTACTGATGTACATATTGTTTGTCTACAGCAACATGACATGCGCCCATGTGACTTTTTCTGCctttcttcaaatttaatgctcaaatattcaaaataaaaataaaaattgtgggTTCGGATTTTGAATAAGGTCATTGTTGCGCCGGAATGCAAATGCAATGCGGCGGTTGTCGTTTCTAATGGATGACGTATGAAGAAGGAAAGTAAATCCAACCCCGAAGGAATGGTATGAAGTTGTTACGCGATTGATACAGTGGTACTGGTAGctccaaaatttgaatttagcGGAGTTGATTAGATGAATTGAATGGGATGTTCCTTACACATATACACACAAAAACATAGATTCATAGGATAAGATCATTCACATATTGTTTCCTATCATTTCGGAAGACAACGCTGTTGAaataatgtttattttcaatttcataatttcaatttcgATCCGTATATCCGAACGATTTGGGTAATTCCTGCTAACTAAAATTCTGCAAATTACGTATGCATTCTTaacacaaatcaaatcaaaatatccCACTAATATCAAGGTATCTCATTCTATAATGATAGTAATCATAGTATGCAATGTTCTTTTccctttaaaattatatatttaccctaataattaatatgtaaaaTGATGATAATAGGTTGGAAAGTATGTTTGGGTTTTAAAGGCAAATCCACCACCCAAAATAGAAAGTAAATAACCTCAATCGGGCCCCCACAAAGAGTAGGATTGGTTGATATTTGTACGGCCCATTATGGAAGGCCCGAAACGTgggtgaaataaaaaattcgtCACACCTTCCATAGTCCATACTACAAGCTTGGAAATCCTCAATTCTAATTGATAATAGACTAAAAAAACACTTTTTCTCCCTTAGAACTAGCAAAAAGAGATCGATACGATAGTCAGTTCCCCATTTATATCCATACTTATGCCGACGGAATAATTGTctataagataaaaaaaaaaattattcaattttttacttcaataAAAGAAGGTTGATAACACACCTTCTCACGAAAGCAATAATAATTCTCATCTCAATTCGTTTGAATAATGCTTTGTCATCCACCTTAAATCTCTATTTAAGACGCTCCATCCAATAGAGAACAAACTATCAATTCAAAGATACGGTTCCCGACATACATGCACAGAGGACCGAAACGCACTAGAGGGCAGGTGTCGTGGAGTGCCTCTCCATCACGCGAAGGCCTTCACAGacactatttattactccatctgaTCCTCATTAAGTGTCTTatatttgacattttaaagaaaaatgagtagaaaaaattattgaaacacGAGATCcacttattataaattataaaagtgaaatggaacATTTGTTGTTCATAGACATTTAGTTGGGacatggagggagtactatattactacaaattttcagtcaattaattatactataaatattcGTAAAATTTACAGCTTagtaaaattttctttttatttgagtatttttttgtttctctcttttttcgaTTAAAAGTACTAggatttattacattattgaTGAATGGAAAAATCGTTGGGACGGCCATTAATGCAGCAAGCACACATGCTTCCACTCCTCAGAAGAACCTCCTCACTTCTTCCCTCAATCTTCTCATCCCTAACCCCTCATTCCTCCTCTCCactcccactctctctctctaaactcATCATCATGGAAATCCCCAATTCGGGGCTTTCCGGGAGGCTCGTGGTTTTGGCCCAACAGCTGCGCCTCTACAAGCCCCCGCCGACATCGGATGATGACGATGAGGAGGAGCAGAGGATGGAGGAGAGCGCAGAGAAAGTCGTTGCGAAGGTGGGATTCCCGGAATCCGCTACTTCGGCGGCGCAAGTGCGGACTGCCGAGCGCTTCAGCCCGAAAAGGGCGGCGGTTCTGATCTGCCTCTTCGAAGGGGATGGTGGCGAGCTTAGGGTTATTCTCACTAAGCGATCGTCGCAGCTCTCGACTCATTCTGGTTCGTTTCATCACGCCTTCACTTAATTTGAGCTGAATTCAAGTGTTTTTTCTGCAATTGAGAGCTTGATCGTGGTGAATTTGGTAGAAAGGTTAGATCTTTTAGGGCATTGTGTAGAAATTAGGGTTTCTGATGGTATTTGCCTCTTTGATTGAGAAATCTGGGataaatttgtattgttgACCTTAAACTACATGATGATTTTCCTGCGTTTGCTGGATTTTGACTGAGGTGTTTGGAGACAGGTGAAGTGTCGTTGCCGGGAGGGAAAGCGGAGGAGGCGGATGCCAATGATGCCGAGACAGCAACGAGGGAAGCGAAAGAGGAGATAGGGCTGGATCCTTCGCTTGTTAATGTGGTTACTTGCCTCGAACCATTCTTATCGAAGGTATACGTGCTTGTCCTCTCATGGAAACTCGGAGTGCCGAATCGTATACTTGAATATATTggtgattttgttttgatctGTTGATTATGTTCGAACTGGTTTTCATGTAAAGCCCATTTGATTGCTGCTATATACTACTTATCATCGATATAACAGTTTATAAGCAAGAATGTGGTTTTATTTCACAGCCTTTAGATATCTATGCTGTTGATTACACCCTCAAAGAAAATCGTTGTGTAGAACTAATGTCTTTTCTTTCACGTTATGTTTTGTGTTTATTAATGAATGATGGTCGATTATGGTGTTTTGAGGTGTGTGACCAACGGCCATGCTTCTGT is a window from the Salvia hispanica cultivar TCC Black 2014 chromosome 1, UniMelb_Shisp_WGS_1.0, whole genome shotgun sequence genome containing:
- the LOC125189313 gene encoding transcription factor PCF7-like is translated as MDKTGEPTFHHTNKSHPSPTKRGRLVRAGGRKDRHSKVSTATGGTRDRRVRLSPKTAILFYDLQDRLGCDRPSKAIDWLMAQAKSAIDALAAAPPPAAAVQEEHSNEDQLFLELFDANCGGYAEREPLQSSYYTQFQGFGFSDQELTNFRAADELAALSMSSSFLQHY
- the LOC125201251 gene encoding nudix hydrolase 15, mitochondrial is translated as MEKSLGRPLMQQAHMLPLLRRTSSLLPSIFSSLTPHSSSPLPLSLSKLIIMEIPNSGLSGRLVVLAQQLRLYKPPPTSDDDDEEEQRMEESAEKVVAKVGFPESATSAAQVRTAERFSPKRAAVLICLFEGDGGELRVILTKRSSQLSTHSGEVSLPGGKAEEADANDAETATREAKEEIGLDPSLVNVVTCLEPFLSKHLLRVIPVIGILSNKKDFNPSPNAAEVEAVFDAPLEMFLKDENRRCEERVWMGDKYLIHYFDYEIDNKKYVIWGLTAGILIRAASIVYQKPPAFTEQNPKFKVPSGVLKDTTLP